CGCTTCTAAGACGGAATGGTAAAGAGTTGGTGAGCTACCCTTCTTTATCGAGAACAGCATTAGCAATCACTCGATCCTCACCACTTTTACGATGTATTGATGTGGAGCTGTTTTCAGTTGAATGGTGaaattgcgtaagcagttgttTTAGCAACTGCATCGCTAACTCGGTTGTACACCTGcaagcgcaactgcttacgtaATTGCATCGAGTTTCAGCTCGTCTTGAGCTTACCATGGCTGGCTCTGGAACacttttgaaccatcgactaTACACCATCGAACCACCGAGTATAATATACGACCGCATAGTCGACGGGTCGAAGGTATTCCGAAGCCAACAAAACCTCTTATCGATTACCGAAGTATTTTCTTACCGAAATCGATGGTTCTCTCAGCACCTGCATCACTCCCGCCACAGAACTACGGTAGAAGCATGAATTGATATCAAACTCTTGAAGATTGGTGTCGCCCAACGTTATGCTAGGTTAATAGCATTGAGCGATGAGTAGTGGTATTAGCACGAATCATCATTTatctttcttctctctcatgtcctattcttttcatttcacttaATCTTTTCAGAAACAGCTTGCTGTCTGTGCCGCTGTAGCCATCATCATCGGAGCTCTGTTGGTGATCTGCGCTGAAACTTTTGAAAGGGTATCTCGATTTTAATCTTCAGAAAATCTTGAATATGAGTTTCGCACTTGATAATGACATGAATAAAAAGTAGCGTTGCAATTGCTCAGGATAATTCATGGGAATCCAtgcaaaattaaaacaataatGTTGGTTTTGATGgtgtacttcttttttttgagcagaaccaggATTGTtgttgatctttattctggctaacgtttcggcgtcgtcgccttcttcataGCCTGCAAAAACCAAAGGCaggtgtaatctactctctcaaacgcctcgtcatcccacaagatatgatttagcaaacagattattcaaaggcaacgtcagaaaagcagaccaccatGGCGCTCACCTTAATAgccacaaaatcgtgatgttagcggaccaccagttgttagagttgcgccgctaacaagagtaactagtaacgatgcccccgtaggtcaaaacccgcaaaggtcttgatatgaCGCCAGTTCGTTgctcacagcgatgcattcttctttacgattcatgattagacttttggccgtgatatgaAACGTTGCCAATGTTGGTGgcgccagaacgtctgattcgcgtgctaagatTGGTTGGTTTTGGCAGGGGTTTGAGGAGTTGAGGAAGGAGGCTTCTAGAGACACTCAAACTTCGTTCCGAGACCCTAGCATGGAGTAATCGAAAGGTTCTCGAGTATAACGCCCCCATGTTTTGCTATGGCGAATTGTGCCTCCATTTCTGAGCAGAACCGCCGTGTATGCTGTACAGCAGGAGCCTCGTTCCCGTTCCCTCAGGGTTTTGCGTTGCATGGGAGGGATACGATTTACGATTGGTATAAATTATGATAACAATATTATGGTGATTGTGACAACTGTGATGACTTCTGTATGGAATACTGATATGGTTGTTGGCccataaataaatcaaatgacTGCAAAAAGTCCCGCATGAGTCCGGTCGAATTGACTTGATTTATGGTGCCATATAACGTAGACGTACGCGTTCGGTGCGATACGGTTCCCGACCTTATCGATTGTGGAAAATCCAAAAGTACCATTGCAGATTACACAAAACACGCGTCAAGTGCGAGTCAGCGGGATAACAGAGTGCAACAAGTATGtttgggtcaaaacaacaagcAGCGCGgagtagcgtagcggttgggatcgtgtgagGACCATCGCTACCGTCACCCATCTCTggagttcgccatggtcccacctagaTTCCAACAGCtgtcttcaccgcaccgcttcgagcgcaggagcttacgcaactgtccgtatttcatgtcgttttgtctaTAGATAGCGACTTTTCTTGCTCTATCTTGTCATACTGTAGCTGCGTGCGGTTTTGATCAATAATTTGCATCGTATTTAGATTAGCATAGAGGTATTTTCTTCTCCTAACGAACATTTTACCCCagggaaaaattccaaacattCTTGATGTTAATTATTTCCTCTTTGcaattagaaaaagagaagaaatatgaCTTGTAAGTGGTTAAGTGGGCAGATGTAGTGTGGTAGTGTGACgcttagaggttccgctacctGCACAGTCAaacggaggttcgaattccccctagtgctcactaagcctttcatccttccgggaccgataaattggtatcaaacttgtctgagaggacaaaaacactgacctgatacatcggctagtcccagaaagtcattgtaaaggccagctacacgttcgtaagccttaaacgattctgaattgaactgaacgtggggacgcatcccaagtaccaccccagattcgtggtatgctgcctctccctgaatcattgcaagcagccggtccctgaatgctgttttgtacgacgccttctattgcagcgcgtcacctttgcacgcgtagcgtccttactgcctatcgaggcagtccgaattgattttccaCGAATCTCAGGGCGAAGGGGGCGCAAAGGGTGGATCGTTgcatggcgtcgtacaaaacagcattctgggggCGGCTGtctgcagtgatgcagggagagatgagcggaactacccccgtctccatgatctacgaccccgcgtacggatactccacctgaaatccgcaccacctcagattcgtggtatgctgtttTAAGTATGGCAAAACTTTTCCATGGATTTCATTATGGAACTTCTGTCCGCTTTCGCTTTGGGTGACGCAGTTTTGTTCGCGACGTTCTTGGAGATGTAGTTCCATTTTGACGCAAGTTCTGGATACTTCTAAAGTTTCCTATGATTCCTCGTTTGCAATAACTCCGGCATATATCCGACATATCTTAGTCGGTCAAGATACACTATACATTATGTGGAAATGGAAGACGAAACCACTTGTAGTTAACGACTAGCACAAGGTGTTTATTTCAAACCAGAGCATCACGGGAGTATCGTAGAGTGAGCGaggaaccacaaaaaaaaattgaaaatgaaaattggatGAAGCAGAAGGTTAGGATATATGAATTGTTCGTTCATCGAAGACGTCAGGATCCCAGAGTAAAAGATCAACAGTTATGTACGAGATGAAAAGGCCTACGGCAAGAGATGGAGAGGTCATTTGTGGCTTAACAATGGAGGAAAatgaacataaataaataaacgtaaCTATGTAATCCGTATGAAGCTGATGTGTCAtgtatggaaaaaatgaaacccATGTCGGTTACAAAATCTAAACTGAAGAAACGGTGGTTTTATattccatttttcctttttttcgctttttatgAGTACATAATTGACAATTTTTAGATGAGAGCACGTTCACAACAGAAAGAAGCATTGGAAGTGAGGGATCGTATGATTATTCCGCCTCGATGTGATGCAAAATCTAAGGATATGGGATTAACACAAGTACAATCATGGAGGGACTATTTTACAAGAGATGAACCATTTGTTCCTACTCCATAAagttttcttatttaaaaTTCTATACTATTTGAAGGATAGCAACTCTTCCTGATACTATGGACGCCATACTTTCGAAACCGGCGTGATAACCTTGTAGTACCTAACGCTGTTAAACTATTAGCTGCTAAAACTAATTACTAAAAATCTGTAAAAGTCGttcaaaaaacttttcattcATCAACCTCTTTGTTGTTTATGACGCATATGTATATAGTCAGCTAaagacgacatgaaacagTGCACTTACTTAGACGCCTGAAGCGGCACAGTAGAGATAGCGGTcaaaatcgaggtgggatcatcgtgaactgcagcggtgGGTGGTGCAGGCAAGGGCTCTGCCACCatcgtaaccgctacgctccatcacgccgcttcgaccgtagccgcttacgcaactgcaccgtgtttcatgccgttttgacatGACTATACGCCATGGAGTGCACTTTTTGCACAGTGCGCACTCTtcgcagttgcataagcggctgcgctcgaggcggcgcggtggagctaatAGCTGGGATCTAGGTGGGACCATTTCGAACCGCAGCAATGATTGACGCCAGCAAGGGTCTCCTCCCCCTCGATttctgtcgttttgactcgactataatACTCGTCCATGGCT
The Necator americanus strain Aroian chromosome I, whole genome shotgun sequence genome window above contains:
- a CDS encoding hypothetical protein (NECATOR_CHRI.G3116.T1), translated to MATATPLHGIPEPFELLESQKQLAVCAAVAIIIGALLVICAETFERMRARSQQKEALEVRDRMIIPPRCDAKSKDMGLTQVQSWRDYFTRDEPFVPTP